In Danaus plexippus chromosome 14, MEX_DaPlex, whole genome shotgun sequence, a single genomic region encodes these proteins:
- the LOC116769388 gene encoding uncharacterized protein LOC116769388 gives MRREHIAALLRLLFIAGGASFVNPYANEERAEVTDLSQVWVEIPRSVVALGGDVRVSVHGVRDTGGLRVRLAREDDEDRTLLATMPLALDSESRMTLPCGYFPRGGSYYLEIVADKETVLDYDNTTVRVRRDLGQGGIMETGDSVVKSWKFDVLWPSANLDVTPERIQTYPERQVTAILEFPKVVCTPLEDGADFWLELLYCGHSSGGAVLCDGKNSSSHAHVLYSEQMHGFPGRRTMTLRCELFGQAGDYALTLRPAASAGPQDLAVAFVKADWSEQFVLNVHGGSVFPCGDGVRVLFQYPECVLEGADRVRVFGREAERLRYVAERRVRRGQHTASFDCRLFSERYPEYCFVYVSQAVTGAVADVRMDCLPTLPLSDGGAGGWGEWSPWSACPAPAQCSTRTRSRHRFCDSPPPAYGAKFCEGQAVELAACECLARPWAGDSSVVVAEVGERCRCGCVLHLAPAARLLAGSARACPARSFWLLQAEEGLAVRVSFESVKLPCSGQALRARDGDSLGSPLLASWDGPDTSAVVEEYETTTTSGVVEVVGGRHVLVELRSGDPGDGGDLCAGGFLAHATQIEPIRNASAARSPLRSWWAGGGAARAAAAALAAAAALAALLLAAHSAHRTRAYQRAADKESLTDSDACSLSLELCASASRSTLMSEAGGASLRRLLPTSREKGRGEALRDEEDQTSDAEVEGDNVSVGSAISATSQATITPENVSSSSAPAGPPPDTQHATTSLRRSRTVSSNNVQVASMSLPQEPSTSQLTAESTSITSISERDSCSEKDKNSAWDKDRSVSRASSSTSAATLTNGWYSPALSGVSSARVRDNPSRNQHATASNPGSKASKDCRNRRLLRSDLSLASHAEMEIDYYDYEVNNAGSVPGSYLGMDPAFLVWIPPLDEGDIIKEIDDNMPIYEEILPKELHPDPGSNTESPDEGPALSTLKSNSDNRSNKSNESAKSVRKHERGNIIHPLNFSISDLQNAPKLAKINKKKKDDVFIPMRDLTLTMSPVKVHRREKKSEYDNSSTLKRVNDSREKDDTLKRTTNFNDNKFADENSDSSNEIQFADESPDSNRLADKYGVRA, from the exons GTGGTGCAAGTTTTGTGAATCCATACGCAAACGAGGAGCGGGCGGAGGTAACAGACCTGAGCCAGGTATGGGTGGAGATCCCCAGGAGTGTGGTCGCTCTGGGGGGAGATGTCCGTGTGTCAGTACACGGCGTCAGAGACACCGGCGGCTTGAGGGTACGCCTCGCGCGAGAAGACGACGAAGATCGAACCCTCCTCGCCACCATGCCACTAGCTTTAGACTCCGAGAGCCGCATGACACTACCGTGCGGCTACTTCCCTAGAGGCGGCAGCTACTATCTAGAAATCGTAGCAGATAAGGAAACCGTCCTTGACTATGACAACACCACTGTCAGAGTTAGGAGGGACTTAGGTCAAGGTGGAATTATGGAAACTGGAGATAGTGTGGTGAAGTCCTGGAAATTTGACGTCCTGTGGCCTAGCGCTAACCTGGACGTGACCCCAGAACGGATTCAAACATACCCGGAGAGACAGGTGACGGCGATCCTAGAGTTTCCGAAGGTAGTTTGTACACCCTTGGAAGATGGCGCGGACTTTTGGTTGGAACTATTGTATTGTGGACACTCGAGTGGAGGCGCAGTGCTTTGTGATGGGAAGAATAGTAGCTCCCATGCTCACGTCCTGTATTCAGAACAG ATGCATGGCTTCCCCGGTCGACGTACAATGACACTCAGGTGCGAACTATTCGGTCAAGCGGGGGACTACGCCCTCACTCTGAGACCAGCTGCCTCTGCGGGTCCGCAAGACTTGGCGGTGGCTTTTGTTAAG gcgGATTGGTCAGAGCAGTTCGTGTTGAACGTTCACGGAGGGTCAGTGTTCCCGTGCGGTGATGGAGTCAGGGTGTTGTTCCAATATCCCGAGTGTGTGCTGGAGGGGGCGGACCGAGTGCGAGTGTTCGGACGAGAAGCGGAAAGATTAAGATACGTCGCCGAGAGGAGAGTCAGGAG AGGTCAACACACAGCTTCCTTCGATTGTAGACTGTTCAGTGAACGTTATCCAGAGTACTGTTTCGTGTACGTCTCCCAGGCGGTTACCGGCGCGGTCGCTGATGTTAGGATGGATTGTTTACCCACACTACCACTATCAG ATGGCGGCGCTGGAGGATGGGGTGAGTGGTCTCCATGGTCGGCCTGCCCGGCACCAGCTCAGTGCTCGACCCGCACGAGGAGCAGACACCGCTTCTGTGATTCACCGCCTCCCGCGTACGGAGCCAAGTTCTGTGAG GGTCAGGCGGTAGAGCTGGCGGCCTGCGAGTGTTTGGCGCGTCCCTGGGCTGGAGACTCGTCGGTTGTGGTGGCGGAGGTGGGCGAGCGATGTCGCTGTGGTTGCGTGCTTCACCTGGCGCCCGCCGCGCGTCTCCTGGCTGGATCAGCCCGAGCCTGCCCCGCTAGGTCCTTTTGGTTGCTGCAG GCAGAAGAAGGTTTGGCCGTGAGAGTCAGTTTCGAGTCTGTAAAACTCCCGTGCAGCGGCCAGGCTCTGAGAGCGAGGGATGGAGACTCCCTGGGCTCGCCTCTCTTGGCCTCGTGGGACGGCCCGGACACCTCAGCTGTG GTTGAAGAGTACGAGACTACCACCACCAGCGGTGTGGTGGAGGTCGTAGGTGGTAGACACGTGCTAGTGGAGCTGCGTTCAGGGGACCCGGGAGATGGGGGGGACCTGTGTGCCGGAGGGTTCCTCGCACACGCTACACAGATAG AGCCGATCCGTAACGCGTCGGCTGCTCGGTCTCCCCTGAGGTCCTGGTGGGCTGGGGGCGGTGCTGCACGAGCGGCGGCCGCGGCACTGGCTGCAGCGGCGGCTCTCGCTGCCTTACTGCTGGCCGCCCACTCCGCGCATCGCACACGCGCTTACCAGCGAGCCGCTGATAAGGAATCACTCACCGATAGTGACG cATGTTCTCTGTCCCTGGAGCTGTGTGCGAGTGCGTCACGTAGCACTCTAATGTCGGAGGCTGGCGGGGCATCTCTACGACGTCTGTTGCCTACCTCAAGGGAGAAGGGTCGCGGAGAAGCACTCAG GGACGAAGAAGACCAGACATCAGATGCAGAGGTCGAGGGTGACAATGTGAGTGTTGGCAGCGCCATCAGTGCGACCAGTCAGGCGACCATCACGCCAGAGAACGTGTCATCTAGCAGCGCCCCGGCTGGCCCTCCCCCGGATACACAGCATGCCACTACGTCTCTGAGACGATCTCGTACCGTGTCCTCTAACAACGTTCAAGTTGCCAGC ATGTCATTACCTCAAGAACCTTCAACGAGTCAACTGACTGCGGAGAGTACGAGCATCACCAGCATAAGTGAGAGGGATAGCTGCAGCGAAAAAGACAAAAACAGTGCGTGGGACAAGGATAGAAGTGTTAGCAGAGCTTCATCTTCCACTTCTGCTGCCACTCTTACTAAT GGTTGGTACTCCCCTGCCCTGAGCGGCGTATCATCAGCTCGAGTGCGTGACAACCCTAGCCGCAACCAGCACGCGACTGCCTCCAACCCTGGTTCTAAAGCCAGCAAGGACTGTCGTAACCGCCGTCTCCTCCGCTCTGACCTCAGCCTCGCCTCACACGCTGAAATGGAAATAGACTACTACGACTATGAGGTCAACAATGCTG GTTCCGTTCCAGGCTCTTATTTAGGAATGGATCCAGCATTCCTAGTTTGGATTCCACCTTTAGATGAAGGAGACATAATTAAGGAGATTGACGACAATATGCCTATATATGAG GAAATTCTACCTAAGGAATTGCACCCGGATCCGGGAAGCAATACGGAATCACCAGATGAAGGACCTGCATTAAGTACTTTGAAGAGTAACTCAGACAATAGATCGAACAAATCAAACGAATCAGCAAAATCGGTCCGAAAACACGAAAGAGGCAACATCATTCACCCCTTAAACTTCAGCATAAGCGATCTGCAAAATGCACCAAAACTcgctaaaattaataaaaagaaaaaagatgaTGTTTTCATTCCAATGAGAGATCTCACTCTCACTATGTCACCGGTGAAAGTTCAcagaagagaaaaaaaatctgaatacGATAATTCATCGACGCTCAAAAGAGTCAATGACTCCAGAGAAAAAGACGACACTCTGAAACGAACAACGAACTTCAATGACAACAAGTTTGCGGATGAAAATTCTGATTCATCCAACGAAATACAGTTCGCGGACGAGTCTCCAGACAGCAACAGATTGGCTGACAAATACGGAGTAAGAGCATAA
- the LOC116769390 gene encoding cilia- and flagella-associated protein 157: protein MAPKKDKGKEEDGKHKGGGGTFTEVEKTFLELQVTECNRKIARLRSAVDDYEQKNEELQKAYDKLDEDRADIIAYLKKTLNLKNEENSELKEKVKGLEETREIETAQFKETVADLEKNFTIMKDQLTSENKLLAGKLNTLEEFRAIRDDLMRKFDNQEQAFKDQEMKYKRIIYDAEKKFVIGKDKLKKEMEARLLQLAQDFQDATELRIAASTHRVIRENIAINNELDSILSTQAKLADQNEKYKESERAARVALELAEEERDKAINKNVIQLKVIDQLTTAFQDIKKEKGIYDKRILDFETLQVKVQKLVKENENLSLQVRILEQNLHVRMNDQNKASVEASKVFKECARLKRILKEAAIAVQAALKLDDWATSDPTKEVMDRHVLLSRLLSILAQYREMQRTESLETLASFSKIYEEGDLGFIPKPLQRKSIISATVSLTSKESSKSDQGTSEISLVSSSLGSVKTIPSIKLIPPSTEPPPPEKESLQSFVTSTKSTISGSEEELEETPESEMNIEQKLEASKLEIQKSILKDLQYSQMISQSQLASDLKHGSKSVIIEEPVEEAEEADGEEKTKKEEEAIGEEEGKHEAGEETAEIKSEKSVVDGEETAEEK, encoded by the coding sequence ATGGCGCCTAAAAAAGATAAAGGGAAAGAAGAGGATGGGAAACATAAAGGAGGAGGAGGTACTTTTACAGAAGTTGAGAAAACTTTCTTAGAGCTTCAGGTAACAGAGTGTAATCGAAAAATAGCAAGACTTAGAAGCGCTGTTGATGactatgaacaaaaaaatgaaGAACTACAAAAAGCATACGATAAACTTGACGAAGACAGGGCAGATATTATagcatatttgaaaaaaactcTTAATCTAAAGAATGAGGAAAATAGTgagttaaaagaaaaagtcAAGGGATTAGAAGAGACTAGAGAAATAGAAACTGCACAGTTTAAAGAAACAGTTGCAGATTTGGAAAAGAACTTTACAATAATGAAAGACCAATTGACTTCTGAAAACAAACTGCTTGCGGGTAAATTAAATACCTTAGAAGAATTCAGAGCTATAAGGGATGATCTTATGAGAAAGTTTGATAACCAAGAACAAGCATTTAAAGACcaagaaatgaaatataaaagaattatttatgatgCTGAAAAGAAATTTGTCATAGGAAAGGAcaaattgaaaaaagaaatgGAGGCGCGCTTATTACAACTTGCTCAAGACTTCCAGGATGCGACAGAGTTACGTATAGCTGCATCCACTCATAGAGTGATTCGAGAGAACATTGCTATCAATAATGAGTTGGATAGTATTTTATCAACACAAGCTAAATTAGCTGACCaaaatgagaaatataaaGAGAGTGAAAGAGCTGCACGGGTCGCTTTAGAGTTAGCAGAGGAAGAAAGAGATAAAgctatcaataaaaatgttattcaacTCAAAGTCATTGACCAATTGACAACAGCATTCcaggatattaaaaaagaaaaaggaaTTTATGACAAACGTATCTTGGATTTTGAAACTCTTCAAGTTAAAGTTCAAAAActtgtaaaagaaaatgaaaatttgtcGCTACAAGTACGCATATTGGAACAAAACTTGCATGTTCGTATGAATGATCAAAATAAGGCTTCTGTAGAAGCgtcaaaagtttttaaagaatGTGCCAGACTAAAACGTATACTTAAGGAAGCTGCAATTGCCGTGCAGGCAGCACTAAAACTGGATGATTGGGCTACTAGTGATCCTACTAAAGAAGTTATGGATAGACATGTCTTACTTTCGCGTTTGCTTTCTATTCTAGCCCAGTATCGAGAAATGCAACGAACAGAATCTCTAGAAACTTTAGCCTCATTCAGTAAAATATACGAGGAAGGAGACCTCGGTTTTATACCAAAACCGCTCCAAAGAAAGTCTATAATTTCTGCTACTGTGTCTTTAACCTCTAAAGAATCTTCCAAATCAGATCAAGGGACATCAGAAATTTCACTTGTCTCGTCATCACTTGGAAGTGTTAAGACTATTCCTAGTATAAAACTCATTCCACCTTCAACAGAACCCCCACCTCCAGAAAAAGAAAGTTTGCAATCCTTTGTAACCTCGACTAAATCTACTATAAGCGGCAGTGAAGAAGAATTAGAGGAAACACCTGAAAGTGAAATGaatatagaacaaaaattAGAAGCTAGTAAACTTGAGATTCAAAAATCAATACTTAAAGATCTACAATATTCACAAATGATATCGCAATCTCAGCTGGCAAGTGATTTGAAACATGGATCTAAATCAGTCATAATTGAAGAACCAGTTGAAGAGGCAGAAGAAGCAGACGGAGAAGAAAAGACAAAGAAAGAAGAAGAAGCAATTGGAGAAGAGGAAGGAAAACACGAGGCGGGTGAAGAGACAGCAGAAATAAAATCAGAAAAGAGTGTTGTTGACGGAGAAGAGACTGCCGAAGAAAAATGA